TTATCTGGTTAATTTTCTTGATCCTTTTTAAGATCAAGATTTATAGCAGAAGGAATACTTGCCTCGAGGCCAAAAATCCTAATTTCTGCTATAAATCTTAACCTTAAggaaattaaaaaggttaacTAAATAATCAGGGATCTAGAAAAAAAGGCTTCCATAAACGCAGAGCCTAAACGCAGCAGCAAGGAATATGGGTATATGTAGTCATATATTTGCACCTCGGCCAGGATGCGGATCCGAACGCTCGTGAACTTGTGGAAGGCATGGCTCCCGCATGGCAGTCTGCGTCGGTGGCGTTGGTGGCATGGAAAATACTTGATATTTGAAGGCGGCAAATGGCGGAGAGAATTTGTAATAAATTGTAACATAGAATCTAGTTTCAAGGAACCGCGAGTGACATGGCACTTTGGCGTCGATAGATGGCAAGGGGGATTTGTGTTTGTGGACCGTGTTTGAAGCCACCTTGTGCCAAGTCTTCCGGTCGTCTTCTTCCCTAACCCCTTGGTCTTGCAGCCAACTTGGATGTAGGGTAGTTGCCAACCGCTGTGAGGTGTCCCCCGTTGGGAAGTAGTCCACAGCTTGACGGTCTGGATGAAAGAGCATCGAATTGGCCCAGAAAATCAGGCTGGAACTCTACCGCAGAATAACGGTCGCAAACGCTGTCATGAGTCGTCAAGCTGCAGCGTGACTGAGCGGAGGTGGTCGGGGCAGGCAGGCATTCACCAGAAGCACGTCACGTAAAGTTATTTTTAGATGCTCCGTCATCTATGGCGGAGCCTCGGGAGGGCGGGGGCCATGCCGTCGACGCATGCACAGGGCTGTGCGATAACTGTAGTAGTATGCATCGACGGTTTCCCACTCGACGTGTTACTACTCGGCACAAACGGTCGAGCAGTTTGCTTTTATAGAGGAGCCTGGTTGCCCGCATGGCTAGAGGGGACGTGCCATGTGCACCGTGCGTGCCCTGTGAGCCTGTGAGCGCTTACACAGCCTTGCTTGATAGACggggttggtgatgatgtatGTTGGCGGCATACTCCAGCTAGGAGCCCAACAAGCATTCTATACTGCTCAAGAACAAGTCTCCGGATCGAGTCCGATTGCAAGTGCCGCCGTGTCGTCGTTGTCGATACCACAGCGATGATGCGAATCGTGTTTTAGCCGCGAggcttctttggcggcggctgtCCCCTTACTCCGCCCTAACACAGGACCTGCACGCTTGTTTGCAAACATAGTTACAGCTGCCACGGACCAGGTCGCGGGAGTCGAGCGACGGCGTGGCGGATCTCGCAAATAGTACGGAGCACACGGGTGACATATGCTGCGCCATAAAAATAGCAACCACGTGGATCCGTCCGCGCCAACGCCTGCGAACCCTGCCTGTCTCTTATGAACACGGTCCCAAAAGTCACTGCCCAGGCCCGAGTCTCGACGTCAAGTTCAGTGGCTCAGTCTCCCTACAGCCGGAGACGTGACAGACGGCGCGGTTGGTGATGCGTGATGCGCCATGACAAAAGTCCATTCGTCGCTGAAGCGCTGGCCTGTCAAGCGTATGCCCAATGGGGGTGACAACAGGCCTTCGCTGTAACCTCCAGTTGGTCCGTCCTGACACTGAGTGTCTCTTGCTGTCGCAGCACGTCGCCATGTAGATCTGAGGCAGAACATGACCGAGTTTGACCCAGCTGCGTAGAGCACAGCAGGACATGCAATGCCATCTAAACACAGTTTCGACCCTGCCTCTGTTGTTTCGGCGGTTGTTCAATGGACTGCACTCCGATCCCAATCGACCGCCGGTGGCGACCGAGTCCTTGCCTCATGCTAAACTTTGAAAAAGAAGCGTGAAACTATGGCTACCAAAGCGCGTCTCCTGCGGAACCCTGATGTCAGCACAATCAAACAAATCTGGCACGAGCATACCCTGTAATCGCCCACATGAATGTGAGAGTATCATTGTTGACTGGGTGCCAGTTTGCTTTCCCCGTGGGCGGCGCAGAGCGGCGGCACAGCCTCGACGTCACGGCGCTTTGTACAGCACGGAGCGGGCTTCATGGAAACAGCCACGTATTGGGCACAATCATGTCTGGACAATCGTGGGCGGTAGTGTTTGCCAAATTGGATCGCGGTTCATCCTTCATGTGCAGGCGATCAAAGCCGACGGTTCATTCAACCAGCCCCATCCGACATGTGCACTGCAGCAATGCTCCCTGACGACCTGAAGAAGGAGCAGCCGGCAGGGTTGAAGGGATGATGAAATAGGTTAGAcgtcaccacatgcagccaagaGGGAGGAAAGTGCAGGGCGGATCCAGCCCTGCCACTTGCACTGACTAGGCAGGTCCATGAGTCAATTTTCAGAAGGGAGGAAGGAAGGATCGAGAGACACCAAGAGCCTTGCAAATCATATCAAGCGCAAAATAGTGCCGAGACTgagagacagagacggcCGGAGCAAAGCGGGAGGGGTTGGACCCTGACAATAGAAAGAGCCAGTGTTGGAACGTCGAAAGAAATGAAGACAatggaaagggaaaaaaacaacaacaaacaaCTCGCACCACAATAGCTAGGATGACGCGCATTTGCGGCAAGCACCCGAAGCTAAATCGTCAAGTCCATGGTACCGAGTATTTCTATGGAGTACCAACTGCGCAGCTCATCTCCCCCATGTCCTGTGTAACTCTAACGTACCTAGCCTGGGAGGGCACCTTGGTAGGTACCAACTTACTTCTCCGACCGAACCTACCGAGTGCGGAGATGGATACGGAGAATTGAGTGCGCAATCAATATTGACCGTTGATGAGGTTAACGGCCCATAAAAGACTCTATATTATCAATGCATTATAGCATTAAAAAAGTGCACAAAGTGCATTGCCATCGAGATGAAAGCAAgtgggaagaggaaggaacCACCGGCGTTCGCCGTTGCCCTCCCTCCCTTTGCCCACAGGACGCACGATAATGCCCATTCTTCCTCACGAGATTTCCCCCCCCTCGACTACAACCAGTTCATTATTCACACCAGCTTCTAATACTAGGACCAGACGTTTTGGTCGCAAAACCGGTCTGGCAACACTGGCGCTTGTCTGGCCATCTCTCGCGTCCTTGCGCTCCGCCACGCTCCACGAACCCATGAACAAGGTGCCGTTGCTCTGGTCGGGTCGTTTGCCCCCATTTAAAGCGTCAAGCCACCAGCCAAGGAGATAAGCACGACAAACAACGTTAGTCGGCCTTGGGTCAACCTTGGGCGCATGGCTGCCACGCCTGCAATGAGGGCGAAGGCTGACTAGTCGGGGAGCTAGTCGGGGGACCAGTCGGATGACAAGCCCACCCATTCGCAAACGAGCTTGTCCTTTGTCTATTGTATCACACGATACATGGCAGGTCGCGCCAGTTCGCACCACTCGGCCCCGTTTCGCCGTGTATTGCACGATAGGACAGGAACAAAGACAGCCTCGCGGCACTGGCATCAAGCAAGACGAATACTGCGGCAAACCGTGTGCAAAGAAGGGACGCGCGCACACGCGCCCATCGCCAAGGACACAGACGACACAGACCAGCATGGTGCCTCGATCTGACGTTATTGtgccgagtacggagtatagaGCACCAAGCACTCCGTTTGAGACTCGGGCCCAAGAACACCCCCCGCTACCGGGTCTCCGTCTCCACGTCCACGGACGATTCGATATTCTGCTGAGATCTGCCGAGTAATAATGTAGGTACGGGACACGAATGCTAGAAGCGATTGGCGCGCGTCCTGTTTGTTTGTCGAGAATGGATTTCGAGGCAAAATTGGCTGCCCACATTTGACCTGGGTACAACAGCAAGGATCACCATCGTCGGCCCCCCATCAGAAAAAAAGCCATCAGCCCGACCCTTGCCGTCTTGTCTCGTCCTCTCGAGCAAGTGACGGGAGAGCTGCCCATTCGCGCGGCCGgagagctgctggagctgccacGGCAAGCCGTTGCATGTACTACGACTACCAGTACTACTCCTACAAGTACTCTGTAGTACATCTATGTAtgtgcatgtacatacgtcCCTCTCTCCCCACTCTCTTCGTCCTCTGCGACCGAGACGCTGGCACACCTTGCGACGTTGGCACACTCGGGACCCTGCGATTCCCCACTGCCCACTCACCCGCTCTGCTCTCCCGCTTCCTTTCTTCTAGCCCTCtccgtcttcttttttccatTTCCCCCTTCCAGTCCGAACATGATCACGTCTATTATTAGAAGCCTCCAACGCCAGATCCAGCCCCATCCTGCACCTTCGCCTGCCTTGTTGCTGAAAACCTCCAAGTAGTCGACTGCGCCAGGTACCGGGCTATTTGACCTGTTTGCAGGGTCCCATCCAACCGTCCTTGTTGGACTTGTCTGCGTGTTGGAGCCGTTGCGACCACCTGCATTTTTGACTTTGCGGCTGTCGTCGAGACACCTCACCACCTTGCTAGCCGCTGCGACATATCATCACCGACCTTGCCACTACgagcttctgctgcttcattGATACATACGCCTGCCGACTCGAAGCTTCTTCTCTCCGCGTCGTCTTCAAGCTCGCCCTGTTGCGTCACTCCTAGCCCTGTTTCGCCAGGTTCCCTTCCCTAGGGTTTGTTTAAGCGTAATCAGAACTTGGCGCCCTTCTTCTATCATTTGTCTCATATTCgccacttttttttttcccttcaCGCCAAACCGCTGGCAGTATTGACTTGTCCCATTGTCGTGACTCGCGAATCGAACCAACAACTCGCAGCATCGCCGTCTACGCCAGCCATCCCTCGAGTCGTGCGCACGCGTCCGTACCCTGTCGACGCCGGGCAGATTGTGCTGTATACCGACCTAGGCGCAGACAGACGGCAAATACCAGACTCTGCCTTGGAAGTGTCCTTGACTTTCTCGTGGCGGTAATCCCCTCGACCGCAGCCTCCTGCAAGCTGCAGCCATCACGGGCGCGCGGGCGCAAGTCCCTTCACCACCTATCCTAGTTTCAAATTGCGTCCTGAACGCTGCATTTGATTACGGTCGTGCTTCGGTGCGCATTACGTCACCATGGGTCGCAGAAAGATTGAGATTAAAGCTATCAAAGACGATCGGAACCGATCAGTGTATGTTGGAACATCTGTCACTCGCGTTGCAAACTTAACAACTAACTATGCTTGTTTCTGTAGGACCTTCCTAAAACGAAAAGGCGGCTTGTTTAAGAAAGCGCACGAGTTATCCGTACTATGCTCCGTTGACGTTGCCGTTTTCATCTTTGGAAACAATAAGAAGTTGTACGAATACTCATCGTCAGATATGCACCAACTTATTGCCAAATACCAATTTGTAAGTCGCCACATGATCACCGTGGTTGTCTTTCCAAAACGCTAGAGCAACGCGGAACTAACCCCTTGCCTCTAGCATGGCGTTCCCAACGAACATAAGGGACCTTCGGATTTTAATgggggcgacgacgacgacgacgacgacggtgatGGTACCCCTCCGCGAGGACACGAAGGCTCTGAGCACCAAATGATGCCTCCTCAGTtccacggccatggccacagcCAACCTCCATTCGCTCATATTCGCCATCATACTCCCTCCGCATCACCGCCCGTGCCGAATGGCGGACCATTTCAAGCACACCCAGGCCACCCGGGGCCTAGAGGTTCCACTCCACAACCGCCGATGGGATCACGACCTGGTTCTAGGAATGATATGCGAAGAATGGCGCCTAACAGTATGGTGCCCCAACCTCACGGTGCACATCCTGGAATTGCATATATGCCCACGCCCCCAATTTACCAAGGGCCGAATCAGCCTGGCATGATGGGACCGCAACCGGCCGGACAATATCCCTATGcacctcaacaccaacatcacccgcaccaccatcaccaacaacaacaacaacaacagcagcagcagcagcagcatcagtCTTATGTGGACGATAGGAGACCCTCTGCTCCGCCAGCATATGCTCCGCAACCGCCACCCCATGCTATTCCCGTCGCATCCCGACCTGAGCCATCACCGCCTCACACTGCCAGCCAGCAACAGCCGCTGGCCCCTCAACATCCTGTACCGCAtatttctcctcctccacagCCTGATCGGCGACCTCAAGATCCTCCGCCCCCGCCGCGCGTTGAACCCAAGACCGAACTTTTGGACAGACAGCCATTAGGGTTAAATACTGATATTGCCATCAAGAAGCTGCCGCAAAGAAAGTCACACAGCATATTTACACCCATCGAGGAGAACCGATCTATTCTATCACAACATCTGGCTTCCTTTGCAAGCGAATCTCAAGGTATCAAAACAGAATCGAATCGTTCTCAATCTGTAGATGCCTCATCCCGCGGCGGTCCATCAGCATCCCCACAGCTAAAGCGATCAAGTACGCAAAACAGCCTCGACAAGGCTCGAGCCGCATCTGTTTCGTCAGGGCCAGAAAGCGCATTCACCCCCCCTTCAAGATCAAATAGTCTCAAGATTGGTGGTCCTGGCGGTGGCTCACGACCCAGAGGCCCTCGTCTAACTGTCCAGATTCCCGACGGTGCATCAGAGCCAGGCAGTGCCGGTGGCGAATCAAACTCTCCTCATAACTCAACCATTACACCAactcaagctcctcgacatAACTCGGTCGTTCTTCCACCACCGTCTCCTTCCGCATCGGCTCTTCTCTCCGCCGGTGCCACGGGCCCGCCGAATCCTTTTGCTCGACCGCCACCCCAGCAAAACGTCAACGGTGAGACGCCAGTGTCAGCATTGCCTTCACGATTCCTCGGCCATGAGCTTCTACCGAGCCCTGGTAGCTTTTACCAGGATTGGAATTTTCGTGGAAACGATAGCAACACGTTGCCCAGTCCGCTCAACTTTGCAACGCCTGTTGTGGGCACGGGGCCTAGCTTTCTGAGGGATGACCACCATGGCAGCGGGGCCAACAACAATAGCAGCACAAGTAACAACAGCAGCGGTAGTACAGCATCTACCGCAGCTACTACCACAAATACTACAGCGACAAGTGGCACAATGTCGACTGGTGTCCCACTGAGAATGACGAAACGCAAGAGCCCCGAGTTTGGAGGCGGGGGCCATGGCGAAAGTCAAGAAGATGCAACTGAAGCCAAGAGGCTCAAAGTCGAGTACACATGAGAGAACTGTTGGGATGAATTTCTTTCTGTTTGGGTTTACTACGAGTAGCCCTTGTGAAACTGATACCCCGTTTTTCTATGTACATGCTGATTATTTTTGTTGCTTACCAACTTGGAATGACAGCTTTGTTTTGTATATCAGGGAAAACAGCCTGGGTTCCTGTCTCTATTTGTTCCTGACAGAACCGATGGCTGGATTTTCATTATTTTTTGTTTATTTGGTGGTCTTTATATTCCAGGCTGATATGTAGCCCGTGTTAAGGGGTCCTGTGCGGAATTTGGATTGGCATTTGTTGTTTTGTTATTGGCAACAGTGTGCAACATTTTTGGAAAGAGATACGGACCATTATCGAGGTTGTTTGAATGTGTGGTAAGGCTATGGTATGACCTTGTAGGTGTGATGTGGTATAGGCGTTTGTTTGCAACATGATTAGACTTGTTGAATGGATTGTTAACGAGTGAGGCGACGAAAACGTGTCGTTGCGACAGTGACATGGTCCGCTCTGCTTGGTGACTTTGGTGCGTGCTACGATATACCGAGAATTCGGGGGCCAGTCTGCGACGGCAGAGCGATTTTTTGGCAGTCGATGGCATGTGTCTATATTACATCGTTTGTTGATTCGTGATCCCTTGTATCTTGTACATCCCGTGACGTCATCTAAATCGTCTGTAAAATCACTTCGTCACTTCATTACTTGTATGAAATTCCATGTCAGGCCAAGTatagaaaaaaaacaaaaaaaaaaaaacaaaaatcgAGGCCCTCATACATTCATGGCCCTACGTGTAGTTGATAACGCCCCTGATGATCCACTGGGAACCGTCCGGTTAGCGTCGAGTCGACGGCGTGGTCACACGAGGCACTTACCAGCTCGCCATTTGAAACCCGACTGGCCACCcggtcgacggcgacgcggTCGGGCATCAGGACCCTCTGGCCGTCgctctcctcctcccaccATATCTCCCTCCCGGCGAGGGTCTTTGCCTTTTCGCCTCGCGGCCAGGGGCTCTGGGCGACGAGGTGCGCCTCCACGAAGCGCAGGAGGTTCTTGTTGGCGCGGTCCTGGCCCCCCGTGCCGTCGTAGGCCTGGGACCCGAGGGCGCGGTAGTCGGCGGGCGACTCCCACGGCTTGCGGGGGAGGCTGTCGACGGCCGAGTTGAGGGGGGCGAGGACGGTGGTGCGGGCGGACAGGTCGGCCAGGAGGGACGACGTCGACTCGCAGAGGCGCGTgaaggacgagaaggacgatATGGAGCGCAGGGGCCCGATGGTGTCGCTGAGCGAGACCTGCGGCTGGGCCTGGGGCTCGTACTTGTTCTCGTGGGCGTCTTGGTCTttgggaggagggggaggcggGCTGCTGCCGGTTTTGAACTTGATTGCGGGCGGAGGGGGGGTTTCTTGCGCGTAGGACTTGTTGTCCGGCTGGGCGGGGAGGCGGTCGCCGCCGGGCATGATGGGTTGCTGCTGGGCGAGAGGGTTGAaggcggcagaggcggcggcggcggagatgaggccggcgacgaggggTTTCATGCCGCTGGTAACTTACAAAGGGGACGTTTGGTGTAGCGGTTCTGGGATGGGAATTTGACGGTTGTGACTGGGGGAAATTGTTTGTTGCGGTGGTGGGTGATTATACCGGTGTCCTAGCTGTCTGGGGATGTTCGGATGGCGACGTACGTCACGAGAGAGGGCTGTTGAGGAGAAAGTGGAAATGTACGGATTAGGCAATGCCCGCCGGCTCTTGCCCCGCCGACAGAGGACATGCTACCGGTTTGAACTTGCGGGGACCCTGGGTCGAGATATGTTGATTCAATTGTTTCGTGTTAGCACCAAAGGGTGACCCTTGAAAAATACATGCAATATTGATGTGGTTTACTGGGGGCGCATGGCGATGGCCGTTTTGCTGGCAGGCGCAAGGGAATCTGTGGCGGCTGGTTGGTGGAAATGGAATCAACCGGCGGGTATTGAGGCTCGGTAAATGAGACGATTGAGACGATGTCGATGCCGCAATCGGACCTCGTTGTGTTTGAATTGTTGGTTTGCTTGTTGGGGTGCGCGTTGGAAAATGATGCAGAATGACAGTCGATTTCTCGAAAACTAAACTCGAGGTGTGCGGTGAGCAAAGTGCGCACATGTCAAGAACTCGGTGTCCATTGCAAGCGACTTCCCCAGACCGCTCCAGACTAAGCTATATTGAGTCGAGTCCCCGGACTCTACTCTCCGCGGGGAAATGCCTTGCTTGCCAACCGTCGACACTTTGTGAATCACGAGAGTCGTCTGGGGTCGTGGCAAATACTACAGACACGGGGCCTTTGAACATGTGAAAGTGGTGGTGGCGTGTCGCTGCGGACTGTTGCAGCTCACGAGGGACTTGAGCGCTTCCAGGCTGCGGGTGGCCAATGGGCAAACCGCCATTCTGGTCATTCGCTGACTTGATTGAGAACCCAATTGGCCAGCGTGGTGGAGATGGTTGACTGGTCACTCTGGTAAGACGTGGAGCCCCAGGTACCAAGGCTTTGTTTGCATCGAGAGTCAGGGTGGAATTCACATGTCAGCCCAGATGTGAAAGCATGGCAGTACTTTCGTCCAAGCATGTGCGCTTATGGCGTATGGACACAACAAGATTGTGCTGCAGTGAAATAATATCCGACAGTTAAACCCAATGCAACCCGTGGACGCAACGCTTTTTAAAAGGGGACGAGGGAGAGAATACTGGAATCCGTGACGGGACAAGCGACTTCGTTTGCCAGGGTGGACAGCTGGGCTCGGTGTCCATGGTGTGTGCGGGATGAAGCctgtcgccatcatcgactAACTCGTGGAAGGCATAGACACGCTGACACGGTGCTTAAGCCTGACTGATACTGAATCGACCGCGAGAAATTGGGTTTGTCAATCGTTCCAACAACCGAGAGAGCTCTGCCGGGTCCTTGTGATTGGGGTCCAACGTTGTAACAGAGCTGATCGGAATGAGTGGTCGAACTGGCGTGTCCGTTCCCGTCCAACACTGGGGACCACAGACCCGACCACTCCACAAGGTGAGCAGGTCGGTGCATGCGATGCGGAGAGGGTTGGAGAAGCTCGGGCACAGAAACCACTGACAATGAAATTTGTCTTCCCAGTTAAATCATCGTGTTCTAGGACCGAAAATCCGGCGTGATTTTGCCTTCTTACATGTGTGCACTTGTGCGTCCTTTTAACACAGCATCTTCGGCTGCTCCTGCCCTTTGTCTCCTGCTGACATCAGAGAGGGAAGGAACACCGGTCACGCCAGCCGACTCGTAGTGGGGCCACGCTGCCATTTAGACCACTCACAGAGCTTCCATATGGGTACGCTTGCCCACACTTCTGCTCCACGGCAACTGTCGCCGCTCGCCTCCTCTGGGGCGGACACCCCCCCATTCCCAGCAAGCACGGCCCATGGCTCTTGCCCCAGAAAGCCAGAACAGCCAAACTTCGACCTCGGCTGTCTGGACTTCTGGAGTGGGCTGCTTCCCCGTCCTCGGCGGAAAACCTCCCAGTCCATCACACGCCCCAGAAACCGAGAAACTTCTTAAAACTCCCATCACCGAGATTCCCTTCCTGACCTTTCATTTCTTCCTCCCCATCACCTCTGTCCTGCCACCATCCCATTCTCTCCCTATTCCCGCTGTATATCCTTGCTCTCCCATCCTTCGAGCGCAAACAGCAGCGTCGTTTCTCTCCCTTCTCAATATACCCCCGCATACTCTTACACCATGGCTCCTCGTGTGATTGTCGTCGGTGGTGGCCGTAAGTCTTGCAGATTGATGTTTCCTGTGCGATTGTAACATTGGCCCTGTCATTTGCTTGGCCTGGCTTTGCTTTTGCGCGATGAGCCTGACATGGAAGTTCGGCATGTTTGGCGACATGTGGCGACAACGGCG
The DNA window shown above is from Metarhizium brunneum chromosome 1, complete sequence and carries:
- the Mef2d gene encoding Myocyte-specific enhancer factor 2D, whose product is MGRRKIEIKAIKDDRNRSVTFLKRKGGLFKKAHELSVLCSVDVAVFIFGNNKKLYEYSSSDMHQLIAKYQFHGVPNEHKGPSDFNGGDDDDDDDGDGTPPRGHEGSEHQMMPPQFHGHGHSQPPFAHIRHHTPSASPPVPNGGPFQAHPGHPGPRGSTPQPPMGSRPGSRNDMRRMAPNSMVPQPHGAHPGIAYMPTPPIYQGPNQPGMMGPQPAGQYPYAPQHQHHPHHHHQQQQQQQQQQQQHQSYVDDRRPSAPPAYAPQPPPHAIPVASRPEPSPPHTASQQQPLAPQHPVPHISPPPQPDRRPQDPPPPPRVEPKTELLDRQPLGLNTDIAIKKLPQRKSHSIFTPIEENRSILSQHLASFASESQGIKTESNRSQSVDASSRGGPSASPQLKRSSTQNSLDKARAASVSSGPESAFTPPSRSNSLKIGGPGGGSRPRGPRLTVQIPDGASEPGSAGGESNSPHNSTITPTQAPRHNSVVLPPPSPSASALLSAGATGPPNPFARPPPQQNVNGETPVSALPSRFLGHELLPSPGSFYQDWNFRGNDSNTLPSPLNFATPVVGTGPSFLRDDHHGSGANNNSSTSNNSSGSTASTAATTTNTTATSGTMSTGVPLRMTKRKSPEFGGGGHGESQEDATEAKRLKVEYT